GTTTCCCTGTGTCCAACACACAATTTGAGAACAGCTTCTCACTCTGTCCATTTTTTATGacatctaaaataataaaaaggtacAGTTCTTTGAGTTTAccttacagaaaaacaacaattaagGCTCAGGACAGCGAATCGATGGTTGCCTGGAAACAGTAAATAGTAAAGTAAAAAGAAGCAGCAAATTGCAGAAAGTGCTCTGTCTGAGAGCTCCCCAACGCTGACCATCATCAGAAAAGAACGATAAATCTCATAGTTTATGATTCACTTTAGAAATATTCCAGGGTTTGAACTGCGGTCGGACTAAAAAAGCAAGATAAGAAGAATAGCAGGTCAATGGGTGCACCACGAGGCTGTGTTATGCAGTTCAATGTAGCTTTGGGTTAGTAGCATCAGCAGTGAACACACACTGGAGCAGCGGACAGGACTGTGTGGCTAGCTAGCTGATTCAAACATACAGAGCACCAGCCTTCtcagctgcactgcaaaaaaagaaaagttgggtgaactcaaaatttcaaggcaacaaactttgataaaattttaagttggacaattaaactaaatattttaagttttgtttttgagtttgctcaactctgaatttctctggcacgattgtaacgccgctatgaaatgtcagctaatgttgtgaccacaattttgagttagcattgatacgctaatggctactcttgtagctgtaacaagcagcgccgctagcatcagttagccgctagcatcagttagccgctagctttcgctaatgaccgaatttcccaacaaagaaataagagttatcagaactattgtcccttgttgtgaaccccaacttaaagatatatatttttgatatttgttgtgctaacttacattattgccctaaatgtcagtaatttatatttccaaattttaccaaattaaatcactgttttaggccaaaaaatacaagttggcttttttgcagtgtagctgcCTTACCATCTATCtttataaaactaaatataatgAGCTTAAATGCTGTGCTAGTTATTGTTAAATTACTTTATGTGGTGTCATCTCAGCAGTGCAGTATAGTATATGGATAATTACCATCACTTGAATCGGCTggtatagttttattacaaaaaaatgttagctCAGCTAGGAGGCGAGCAGGAAGGGCTGCTTCTAAGCCCCCAGGAACACATTCAGATGTAGTAGATAGTATAAGACACCTGGTATCATAGGATCATGTGATGCACACtgcacacaaaaatatttttattatcagaaTTGAATCCACAATCCAATAAAATTTGAGATAAGGATGAAGAGCCATatcactaaattattttttggtctCCAATGTGCTCTGAACGAGCTCAGCTGGAGATAGTCTTTAAGGGACTGGTGAATTATTATTGTACGTCATCTAAATCAGGTTTACAGGTCACATTATGAACAGATTACTACAGTATTAACAGATGGATGTGGGGGTCATATAGGGtggaaaaaatgtcagtttATGTGATAGAATATATGTAGGTGTGAGTTCCCTAAATCAATTATTGTGATGTTGATGTATTTGTAATCaacaacaatgttttaaaatctcctttttgaaaaaaaaaacaaaaaaaaagaattctaAGAATTCCTTGAATATCTAATTAACATATTATAGAatgttgatgatgtcatggtTCTACAGTGGAATCACTTAGAACTTGGTTGTGTGTAGACTGGACACTTCACATTCAGTCAGACACTCATCGAACCGGTTTGGTTGAACAATTTGTGACAAGTCAGTTGTACATTTTGGACAGTCATGGCTTTTCATGAAACTATGAACACCTTGATACAGCGGTGGAAGAACAGAAGTGATGTAAGTAACCAACTCTTATGAACTTCTTCTGTTGGAAAATTAAGAAAGtcttaaacattacatttttaattaattttgtgctTTATGCATATTGATGTAgtctattaaccctttatcaggcaaagaactatatttggtaacttcaggtaatattttgagaaaaaagttgcaaatttactagattaaagtggcaaatctacaaaaaacaaagttgcagatttacgagaaaaaagtggaaaaaaacaacttttttcttccagattcaccactttaacccttaatagggcactcattgaaatacttgcaaattcagcATACagccaaaatgtgtaaaaaaaaaaaacatacgaaaataatattttgagaaaaaagtttactagattaaagtggcaaatctatgagagaaaaatgcgtagatttatgagatgtaaagtggtgaatctgggagaaaaaagttgcttttttcccacttttttctcgtaaagctgcgacttttttcgcacagatttgccactttaatatagtaaatttgcgacttttttctcgaaatattaccaaatatagttctttgcctgataaagggttaaaaaataacaaatgtatCTCGTCCTTACCTTACTGTGCAAGCTAACAAAGTGTTGttcagtataatataatatggcATGGTATAGTATAgtaatacattttatgttaaatgaacactatattataatattaaactgTAATATCAATAACTGATTTAACCATCTAATTCAATACAACTGActcatttatcttttttcacAGGAACCAGCAAGCCACAGTGGAGACAGTGGCTCCAGGACTCAGTccaggatcctggacattgagAGAGCTGAAAGGGCTGAGAGGGCTGCACTCATTCACCGTGCAGAGAGGCTGTGTTGGTCCCAGAAAGCCCACAGCGATGCTGTTCTGGAGAGACTGGGATTCTCCGTCCAGCGGGACACCCTCTCCTCACCTGAGCCCCCAGCTTCCTCCAGAAGAAGCTGTGAATCCTCGATGTGGGGAAGGAGGATCAGGCCCTTCACAGAGGAGAAACTTCCAGAAGAGCACCCCTTCTTTGAGAAGAAGCTGTATCTGGGCAGTCAGATGGCAATGGTTGCCTGTCAGGCGGCAAAGCTGGCCAAAAGCAGGAGCCCAAGTCCAGACTCCTCCATCGGTTCAGCCGACACTCCAACTGAGCTGAGATCGATTCCATTCTTAGGCAGTTTCACCccaactcctcctcctgcaccaaCCAGGAGACGGTCCCGCCTTCCAGTGATGACTCTACAGCTTGGTAGAGCAGGTATGTTCTCACTGCTGGTTGACTAGGACTTTGAATATAATTTGAAATATGTGattcaaaatgtaaatttgagattttgttgtttatttgaacaGGTAGGGAAGTGGATGGATGCAGGCTCCAAACAGCGAAACCTGAGGTGGAAGGAATTGATTCCACAATGGAGAAGATCAGGCTCATGCAGCATCCTTCACCAAAACCACCAGCAGCCCCCAGAAGGACCCCAGCAGTGGCACAAAAGGTTCACGCACCATCATCTGCCCTACCAAAGAGACAGGAATATCATCAGGAGACCCCAGTGAGACCCAAGGTTCCAGTGCCTCCATCAAAACCTGCCCCACCCAAAAGACAGGAATATCATCAGGAGACCCCAGTGAGACCCAAGGTTCCTGCGCCTCCATCAAAACCTGCCCCACCCAGAAGACAGGAATTTCATCAGGAGACCCCAGTGAGACCCAAGGTTCCAGTGCCTCCATCAAAACCTGCCCCACCCAGAAGACAGGAATTTCATCAGGAGACCCCAGTGAGACCCAAGGTTCCTGCGCCTCCATCAAAACCTGCCCCGCTCAACAAAAAAGGACCTCGCCGTGGCACAAACCTCCGCACCAAAAAGCCAGTTGTGGATGACATCCGGCCTTTGGCGAACCCATCAGAGGGCTTGTCCATCTGCTTCAAGCAGCTGGAATCAGAAGACTGGTAAGAGACATCAACACTACAGAAGCTTAGAGATAGACTTAAAAACAGCTTAGCGAGCAGCGACACAatgatttaatttttcttaaagcAGTGATTAacaattaaatcattttgtcaTCTAAACACAGGGAGGAGAAAATGAAAGGCTTGAAAACTGTTCGGGCTCTGGCGCGACACCATTCAGCACTACTACAGACCAAACTCCATGAAATCTGTTTGGTCCTTGAAGAACAGGTAAAGTacacttgtttatttttatatctgtgTTGGATGTAGTTTTAATTTGCCTTCAGGTTCATGTGCACGACCCTGTACTGTAGACAGAAGTATTAACTGATTCTTCTTATTAACTATCTAGGTGAATAATCTGCGTTCTGCTGTGGCTGTTGCTGCAATGGACGCCGTAGGAGAGCTCCATGTCCAATTAGGGAAAGCCATGGACCCCCACGCAGAGAGGACAGGCCGCGCCCTGCTGCTGAAGTTggcaacaacaaccaacacCTTCATTCACCAGCAAGCTAACCTGGCCCTGGATTCACTGGTGGAAGGCTGCAGCCCTGGAAGGATTATCACCTTTCTTGTCAACGCCGGGCTAAAGTAAGAGGAGATGATCTGATTCAAATTTAGTAGGAATTGTAGTAGAATAAGCTTTTAGACTAAATTAAACATTGTCCTCATTCTTCTGTTTTTGTCCTTCCTCAGTCATCGTTGTGCTGCAGTAAGGGCCAGCACTGCACAGCACCTGCACCAGCTGGCAGACATCATGGGAGTGGACCAGACATTAACGGCAGGAAAGGTCTTTGCAAAACGCTACCTGACTGCTGTCAGTAAGATGGCAGTGGATGCTGCACCAGATGTCAGGTGGGTTACCAAGTCTAGCACGATCTTATGCTTTCTTTGTTCAATCTCCAAATAATATGACCTTCTCGACATTGTTCTTGTACGCTAAATGTGACTTTATTTCTGCACAGGCACCATGGACAGGCGATGCTTCAAGGACTCGTCCACCAGAAGGATTTCATCGCTCTGTATGATAAGGTTGTCCCAACGGCAGACAGGCGGCCCTTGCAGAAAATCTTGCAGAAGATGAGGCAGTAGAGGCAGTGGACCTGGGCTTggggtttgcatgttctcccccaATGCCAGTCAGGGTTCTCTTCAACATTCCCAAAGACATGCATATTAGGTATATTCAGGTAAGTTATTAGGTTATTAGACTGGTGACTTGTCCAGGGTAGATTCTGAACAAGTCACCAGTCTATCTTGAGGCTGGCATAGAGGTGCAGGggttagctctgttagctcaCAGGAAGAGGGTTTTGGGTTAGAACTTGGGCCTTCCTGTTTGGAGTTTGTATGTTCTCCTATCCCAGTGTGGGTTTTCACCGGGTGCTCCGGTTTCCTCCCGCAATATTAACAATGTTAAtaattagaatttaaaaaaaatgtccttcccATGTCAGTCAGGTTtctacggagcccctaaagggacatagtgaaaataaaaaaaaactttggtttcTTGTGAGAACGAGAAACATTTCTCGTGCTCACAAGATACTTTCTGGTGAGCACCAGAAAGTATTGCATGCGCACAGGTTGTCGGTAAGAACACCttctgcatttcagcttgtttctgtgtgaaaatgacattacaggagttagttcggctatattttgacctggggcttcattataaggacattgctgATTTACTTGCAAATACGACAGTTGTTTTCCTAAAGATAACGATAtaattaattcgagatcttgagaaaacaaaacaatagtgtagtccagacgcgtagccagtaaagtaatgtatttgtaacccggcccgtgtgggaggagcctctccacaccctgggactctgcgttgtgttgtttatgatgatggagggcggaggagggaccagtcggacacggctggtcgttatattgcggctcggaccgcatcgtgctttatttctcacaacggctggcagctcaaccttaaacagtaccagtaaacactggctgagacaacagaaagtctaaaggctggtgttgtgtccttactggtttccacactaactggttgccgtaggctatgatctgcgcagtttctgttacgcatgagctgtccgtggtgctgaaacaacaatcgccgttaatgtgagaatttctgtctgatgcaggtctatgttatgctgtacgttaacactttataTAGCCTCctgattgggttcatctgtagtcggcactttgtgcaataaaatgatttattgtgccgtgcgatagagctgatacgcatgttttgtctttactgttgtattgtgtacagcctttatagagctctgttgggagagcttgtgttataggcagtgttttgctgtcatttcctttgtaatgcataatgttgcaaagtaaagTAGTCACTATTTTTCCACtttgtctatatttgtcatttttatagttctACATTTTTACGAGTCCTTTTTCCGGGAAAAGATGGCCCATCCACTTTTGTACTGGCCCAcccgaaatattatttctgccttcgccaccGGGTGTCTCCATGGATCATGGATCCGTTTTGGACCCAGAGGTTATACAACcagtggcgaaggcagaaataatatttcacacaagctctcccaacagagctctataaaggctgtacataatacaacagtaaagacaaaacatgcgtatcggctctatcgcacggcacaataaatcattttattgcacaaagtgccgactacagatgaacccaatcagGAGGCTAtataaagtgttaacgtacagcataacatagacctgcatcagacagaaaattatcacattaacggcgattgttgtttcagtaccacggacagctcacgcgtaacagaaactgcgcagatctacggcaaccagttagtgtggaaaccagtaaggacacaacaccagcCTTaagactttctgttgtctcacgccagtgtttactggtactgtttaaggttgagctgccagccgttgtgagaaataaagcacgacgtgGTCCGAGCCACAATATAACGACCAgccgtgtccgactggtccctcctccgccctccatcatcataaacaacacaacgcagagtcccagggtgtggagaggctcctcccacacgggccgggttacaaatacatcacattactggctacgcgtctggactacactattgttttgttttctcaagatctcgaattaattatatcgttatcttgggaaaacaactgtcgtttttgcaagtaaagcagcaatgtccttataatgaagccccaggtcaaaatatagccgaactaactcctgtaacgtcattttcacacagaaacaagctgaaatgcagagggtgttcttacCGACAACATGCGCGCATGCAATACTTTCTGGTGCTCACCAGAAAGTATCTCCTGCTCACGAGAaaatatctcgtgctcacgagaaaccaaagtttttttttattttcaccatgtccctttaggggctccgtaggTTTCTCTCCAGGTGCTCCCGTTCCCTTGGACATTcccaaaaacatgcagattAAGTTTATTCAGGAAAAGTTATTAGGTTATTAGACTGGTGACTTGTCCAGGTTAGATGGACTAGTCACCAGTCTATCTTGAGGCTGGCTAGAGGTGCAGGggttagctctgttagctcaCAGGAAGAGGGTTTTGGGTTAGGACCTTGTGTGGAGTTTGTATGTTCTCCCTATGCCAGTGTGGGTTTTCACCGGGTGctccggtttcctcccacaATTCCAAAGACATACATATTAGGTTAATTGGACactaagtaataataatgattgaaattaataaataagtgataaataattaatttgactAAATATGTTACGTTTGTATGCATTTATGATTTATCTTTTTCTGTGCTTTTAATGTCTTGATTGGTTTTAAACATATTGTGAATTACAAGTTAAATTTGAAACAGCAAACAGTTTAGAGGGGTTTGCTTTGCTGGTTTTCCATATTGCTTTTACTTGAATCGCATTTTGCCACTTATGTTAGAATAGTATCTTTAACTTCTAATGATCTTAAAGGAGGGACACATTTTTATGATGAGTATTTTGGGAGAGACTTACTTATTGGTGGCAGTGAGTGAAACAAGCAAAGGAAATGTGGCACAACATGACTCGTCCTCTCATTGTACAGAGTATTATTGCCATTATCCACAGTCCTATACAACTCTGATTCATTATAATCAGGCAGCATCctggaaagaaaaataatatctGCTGTTTTAATTTAGAAGCTAAGATCAGGCTCTGGTTTCAATTATGAAACAAATCCTTTAGTCTTGATGCTGACTGGATGGAGGAAATCCTTGAGCAGGTTTTGACCCTTTGAACACTTCAAACCCTGATTCTTTTCTCTCCACACAGCTTACTGACAACGTCCAACCATGCTTTTACATTCTCTGAATAAAAGCATTTGTTTCATATTCTGCTACACTGAAACTGTGTAAATTACAGTTATGATAATGAGAGGAACAAATATATCCTTCAGAAGGAAACATActaaacaaaggaaacaaaaccaacaaaggTTTAAGAAGCTCTGCTTAGTCCTGACAGCAGGGAACTTAATGTACGATTATGATTATGTAACTGTAACCTTGTGTAGAAATTGAAGGTTGAGCTTTGAAAGGCCATTACTTCACAGGTTTCCtgacaagtatttatttatgcacacagtatatatatatatatatatatatataaatagcgagagagagagagcgtgcaGTGGTGAAAAGAGTTTTCTAATTCTGTAACAAGCTTTTGTCGGTTGAAAAAATCTTTCCCTTAAAGTAAATGTAGTTGTTGGGTACATTTTCCTGGGTAAAACTAAATATCTTGTCCGAAAGCTGGATATTGTCAATAgaagattaagaaaaaaaaagcaaacgtAACAGATCCACAATGAATAGTTTTCTGTTCTTGCTCCATTCATTTATAACTAACAGTTTATTTGTGTAAACCTATTCCTTATACGTCACCACGTCCTGCATATTTTGagtaaatgcattttaatgtgggGCACTGACAAAGTCTTTCATTGAAACCAGAACAAAGACTCTGTATAGCTAGTATTAACAAAGACTAGTATTAAAAATGACATGTTTACCAATGCTTGACAAATAAGAATCGCCCAAGAAGCAGGGACAGTTTCATCTTATCAGCTAAAAACTTTGAACAACTGGGTAAACCATACTAAAGGAGCTACATTGGTCAGGTCAGCAGGTCAGTTTTggcttgtgaaaaaaaaaaaaaagaggaaaactaTTCCATAATTGGGTttctcatccatccatccaaccaaccttAGCCCGAGCACCAACGCTGACAATTTCAAATAAGCTTTTGGCCATTAGCCTTGTGATGACAGAGATTCA
This genomic interval from Centropristis striata isolate RG_2023a ecotype Rhode Island chromosome 14, C.striata_1.0, whole genome shotgun sequence contains the following:
- the LOC131985136 gene encoding TOG array regulator of axonemal microtubules protein 1-like, translating into MEKIRLMQHPSPKPPAAPRRTPAVAQKVHAPSSALPKRQEYHQETPVRPKVPAPPSKPAPLNKKGPRRGTNLRTKKPVVDDIRPLANPSEGLSICFKQLESEDWEEKMKGLKTVRALARHHSALLQTKLHEICLVLEEQVNNLRSAVAVAAMDAVGELHVQLGKAMDPHAERTGRALLLKLATTTNTFIHQQANLALDSLVEGCSPGRIITFLVNAGLNHRCAAVRASTAQHLHQLADIMGVDQTLTAGKVFAKRYLTAVSKMAVDAAPDVRHHGQAMLQGLVHQKDFIALYDKVVPTADRRPLQKILQKMRQ